The following coding sequences lie in one Atribacterota bacterium genomic window:
- a CDS encoding HAD family phosphatase — protein MKKIKCIVFDFGGVISKRQNIKYIKKICRILNIKLDEFQSLYTQKREDYDTGLIDAKTYWTKTVNLIGKQVSQTDFKKIIEYDVKSWLDINDETISYIQSIKDKSILALLSNMTFDTLQEIGNMYWLDYFNLKIFSCEKKVAKPHPRIYEICLEDLNMNPQQILFVDDSTENIIAAQKMGINTIKFTNCHEIREIIENEYIFIR, from the coding sequence GTGAAAAAAATAAAGTGCATAGTTTTTGACTTTGGCGGGGTAATAAGCAAAAGACAAAATATAAAATATATTAAAAAAATCTGCCGGATTTTAAATATTAAATTAGATGAATTCCAATCATTATATACACAAAAAAGGGAAGATTATGACACCGGGCTAATCGATGCAAAAACATACTGGACGAAAACAGTAAATTTAATCGGGAAACAGGTCAGCCAAACCGATTTCAAAAAAATAATTGAATATGATGTGAAAAGCTGGCTGGATATTAATGACGAAACTATTTCCTATATTCAGTCCATTAAGGATAAATCGATATTAGCTTTGTTATCAAATATGACTTTTGATACACTTCAGGAAATAGGTAATATGTATTGGTTAGATTACTTTAATTTAAAGATATTTTCCTGTGAGAAAAAAGTAGCTAAACCCCATCCGAGAATATATGAGATTTGCCTGGAAGACCTGAATATGAATCCACAGCAAATATTGTTTGTAGATGATTCTACAGAAAACATCATAGCTGCACAAAAAATGGGGATTAATACTATAAAATTTACTAATTGCCATGAGATAAGAGAAATAATAGAAAATGAGTA